The window ATTTATCCTGAATGCTTTTCCGCCAAGACAATGAAATGATGTTAGTCGTGAGTGTAGTGTTCACAGAGTTTCAGTTCACGAGGGCATCTAGGccttaatgtttgtgtttagtCTCCCTTGTCGATCACAGTAAAAACCCAGGGGTTCAATATAGTTGCTCGGTCCAATCTAGGCCCTGTCCCGATTGATCTAGAGAAACAACAATGCCCTCTGAGGTACAATAAAAAAGGCATATTGTTAGGCAGGTACAACACACCAGATGGAGTACCATCTGAGACTTCTTGAATTATCCTTCTGAAATATTCTAAATGAGTTTCTCTGCTGTCCCAATCAAGcctaaatatactatataatacaaCATAGACTATTGTTGTACGTAGGAATATTCAAGCAAACTAAcagtaatactttaaaaaaaaaaaattattctgcgAAATAGAAAGTAAAAGGCCTGTTTGAGCCTTTATTAGACACTATGCTGATGAATGATTAAACATTATAAGATATTCTTCAGTGCTGTCATCAATGCACGACTTGCATTCATCTGTAAGACTAGTATGAGTAACAAGACCACAGCGTAAATGTGTCCCTGGAGAAAACACACAGTCAATATATTGGTAGTTGAGAGCGCAACTTTCTTGCCCATTTCTTGAAATTGTCCCCTGGAGATACAGTGGTGCATTATTTAGGTGTCCTGTGTTATAAACGTGGACTCTGGCACTTTAATGAACcctaaataaacatgtttggaCTGTTAGTCATGAGCCGAAACAATGAATTATTCAATGCTCCGGCGTTGCACCGAATGATATTACGGTGTAATACTTAACACAGTCGTGTTGTCTTGTTCCTCAtttgttttcatgcttttttttatttactagagatgctttaaatatatttatataacatatgtaTTATTCGCTGGACAATGATGGTTGCTGTGCAGAAAAAGCATTATATTAAGTACATTTATAGTTAGATTGCACAGTATAAAGCATTTAACATAAACAGTGAGTTCTGATTTACTCTGACATGCTAATTACATTCTTTAACGCACAACGATGATTTGTTTTCAGCATATTTGTTGCTCATAACATTTCTGGCGATCTAATTGAACTCTCAGAGCGATCCAGTTAATGCCTTTAGAGATGCATGTTTgcaatgattattaaaaaaaaattaaacattttgcaaCGTCTCCATCGCTTTTATTATGAAAGATGCTTTAGTGTTGGAAAATACATCTGTAACGTTATTAAACTACCTGAGAGCTGGAAAGGGACTTTAGCTAGACCGCAgtattaatatttctgtcacTGCGCGGTTTCTTACGTCACTTTTCACAGGAAGCATGAAAACGCTCCATCACCGAGGAGGGATTGCAAAAGCACGCTCTTTGATTCATATAAGCCAAcgatatttataatacattgcaTCAGCTGAGATTTGGGAGCGTTTCTGTTCCTACTTCACCAAAGCAGAGGGATTTTAGCTGCCTGCCTTGAGTTAGTTCACACtcttttttgagtttaattagcTGGTACAATAAATAACGCACTCTTTCAGCTGCTAACTGCATTTTGAACCACCGTCCTTCAAAAGATAGATATCCATATTGATGcgcattcagtttttaatatttggttaTTAGTAAACAGACAGtgatttaaatagtaaattcaCTTTTTAATCCATATTGCAGTTCATTTCAACATACTTTACTGGTGTGATTGCTTTAAACATTGTCCAAATATTAATGAACGCAATAAAACTGTGacagagggaaaaaataaaatgagctgCCAGCATTggtaaagtaaataataataaagaataatacatctaactaaaatatgatcatataaacTTTCATAAAGGGAGCAGTGAACGCTCTGTTACAGATAATTGAAAATATTCTGGTGGAGCTAACAGCTGAAAATGAAGATCATAGCAGTAATTGGTTTCTGAGGGTGTTCAGCTCATTTGAGTCCCGCTGTGACAGATGCTCGACGTCCGTCCACCCTCAGTAACACCTGCATTTGATCTTTTTCTGACATGTGGAATGAAGTAGGAAAGTTTTGCGAAGTATTTCATTCTTGTATAATGAAATGTGTTGCAGTAGGAGAACGTGTGCTCTCTGTGTCCTGACCCTTTCTTCCTTTTGAAGCCGTTCTTGTCagtttcagggtttttttcctCAGTGGCCAGACTGCGATTTAGTGAAAATCTGTCTCTGCATTGTGCTGGATCTTTGATAGTGAAGAGACCATCTATGTGCCATAAAAATCATCaccaacatattttttaaaaaagtttttgtttatataataaatgtgtgtgcgctgtatatatttattatgtatacacacacatgcatgtaaatatttttttaagttatgtttatatattaaatatatttatatattatattaattatatgaatataaatatatagatgtacatatatattttataaatatatgctgtgtatttctatatacataacaaatatacacaacacacatatattatattttggatgtgattaatgacagcactaatatatgtatatatatattatatatatatatatatatatatatatatatatatatatatatatatatatatatatatatatatatatatatatatatatatatatatatatatatatatatatatatatatataacatttaactaCGACTTTCTTCTCAATGAATTCCTAATTTACtgatagttttaattaatagttattaaggtagttattaagtttaggtattgggtaggattaggggtGCAGAAAAAGGTCACATagaataaagcataaatatgtgcctaattagtactaataaatggctaatattttagtaatatgcatgctaataagcaacaagTTAAGAcactctaaaataaagtgttataaaaaaaattaaatacaatagtaataatatgtTGTAGTCCTATGTTTGAAAAaagttaacattattaaataattctaaatgtaCATTGATCTCTAGCTGGTTAACTTAGCCTGTAGGAtactgtaagatttttttatttatttatttttgtcctctaaaatacatgaaaataatattttagccTATATAGCTGTAGCCGTTGGGTGACCATGGAgttattaagcagcacagcacgtacaatataagatatttttataggctatatatgtttttacaaaGAATTGTTCAACTGCATAATTTAAGTAACGCAATGAGGTAAGCAATGCAtcatttaatgcataatttacttTACCCTCATACTGGATCCAATAACTAGTATcgtttttcatttgtattcgTTATTTTCATTGAGCACTAGAGGGcattatttgtttacttatCGACAATATCGAGCCCACCCTTTATTGTTGCTTATATAGACTGTTTTACAAGGTCagattaataatgttcaaaatgcTTAACAATGCCTAACTTAAATAACACAGATATTGCTGAGCCCCCTTTGTACGTAATCAGATTTTTGTCTGACCCTTAATGATGTCTGGTTTGAGCTGACAGCTCCTAACTGTATTGAAACCAtccaaatgttcatttaaaatttttattatactcCCCCAAACGCTTTTAAATGGGTGAAAAGGAAACACAGGCGCGATCCGATAGAACATAATTCCATAAAACGTATAATTATGAAACTGCGAACATCAGAAGCGAGACATTCCAGGGGAAGAGAACACAAGAGCTGAAGCCATCTCTTCCAATGTCTTTATCAGTCTTCGGCGGAGGAAAGCGGTTAGTGAGAGACCGAGTGACTCATTAAGTCTGCAATAATCAGCTGCTCacttctttaattatttatgctGTGTAATTACGCTTCTGTGGAGCCGGTGGAGGAGTCTGGCAAAATGAAGAAGCgcttgtttttcaaataaatgctctttgGATGATGGAAACTCAATTTAGTGATGGAGAGGATGTTGCTTGACATGCGTGGTGGGTTAATGAACAGCTTCCTTGAATCACTTTAAAGAGATAGCTGGAGTCCGTCTAAAGGCTGCTCGGCTGACACTCATCTTTCTGCCCCCTTCTCCTCTGTGACAAGCCGCCCGAATCTGTCCTGATTTCTTCCCTCGCTGCTGTGAGGATGACAGAAACCTTGCTTTCAGGAGAGGCATCTGTGAGAAGACTGAGCATTTACAGCATTCTCTCAACATGCTTTACtcaaagtgtttgtttatttattaaggaGATATGAATATGTCAGACGATACAAGATAGACATTCTTATGTAAGTTCTCCTTCACCCACCGGAGCTGCCGCCTCATAGAACCTCTGTTGATGTTTATTcaattaatgcaataaacacaatataaagTAAACATTTCTATGTCCATGTGTTACTTATATATTAGCATATGTTTAAAggcactatataaatatttgcaaatgcaaatatatctgtgtgtgtgcatatatatatatatatatatatatatatatatatatatatatatatatatatatatatatatatatatatatatatatatatgtggtcatatatatatagaattttacaGTTTCACttttaagcaattttttaaaacattttatgtaaatgtaaattactataataagaaagaagcataaacaaaaatataaataaaatcttaattcatatttagaattacattcataaatagagagagtgagagagaaagagcaactAAACATGAAATAACTGAACTACTAGAgaaacaatagaaataaatatatgaaagtaacaccagcatatatattttaatatatatatatatatatatatatatatatatatatatatatatatatatatatatatacacacaacatggctttttatgaaaatgtaaatgattagaACATTCTCTCCATGCCAGTCATTCTATAGTTTCATTTTCAAGGAAGTTTGAGTTTTAAAAGGTCTCTGACACAGCAGTTTTCTTGGAGAGAAGAACTCCTCTATTAATATTTACCATAGAAGTCACCCAAAGTTCTTCCTTTGAGTTTCTTGGCATTTTCTGTCCCCCTCAGCCCGCTTTTTCTCTGTTATGTTGGCGTTAGCTTAAAAATGTGAAGCTTTTGTCTAAAAATGGATTTGAAGAGAGTGGGTGGAATGGAAGTGGAGTCGTTAAGCAATATTATAAAGCTTAACGCCACACACACGATAGCTATACAGTGCAATTACGGAGATAAGCAACTCCTCATCAGAACAAATAAAGCTTTGTAGGCAGGGAAGAGTAGAGGCAGATTTTTCAAAGACCCCTAATTACCTCACAATGACGCACAACAACTCAGACTGCAGACCCTGTTATGTGTGGACAGCCTTTCTAACAATTTTGCGAATATATCACTGATGCTTTTTGCCCCAAGAAGAAAAGAGTGGATGTAGAAGAGCTTGCACTTTCTGCATTTGAAGTGAAATGAGGACAGTTTGATGGAACAAATAAAACCGATGCAATACGCATGCGACAAcgtcattttaacattttaacaagaCAAACGTCGATCCCATTAAAGTCAGCAATGCTCGTTCATTCTTCAGGGTCTACACACTGACGGTTTGATCCCTCAGAAGCGAGGATGTAAATGGAAGGGTTCAATtattcatgaaaataatttttgatacGATACGAGCTTAAGGTCCCCCACCAGACCTGCAGGAACAGAACGTAGCACAGGGTTATTTAAAGAAGCGTATCGTACCCTTTGCTTTGTCCTGCGTACTTTTTCCCTTTAATCTTCTCCTTAGGTATGACAGGCCCAATGCAGACTTTGCAATCAAACAAGCTCGTTCACATCTGTTCCTCTTGTTTGGCTCTTATTTATCATTCTTTGCCTCACCCAGAGCCTGAAACACTTGAATTATTCTTTTGCTTTGTGCTTGACCATCTCATTTGCTCTCTAGAGAGGGTTTCTGATAGAGGTGAGCGAGGTCAGTTTCTAGTACAAATAGGCTCTTGCTGCTGTAACAGCTTGCACAATAATAGCTGTAGTGATTTTAATCCCGAGTACACGACAACACTCTTCTTCGACGGATCTTGAGTGAATCGTCTTGTAGGACGCGTAGGACACTGACGGACGCGTGCGTTAAGGAAACACACTAATAGGCAAAGCTTCTGCTGTTGGCCTAATGACTGATGCAGTCGGTGGACTGGAGTGTGACACACGAGATAATCTTTGCTGCACAATGAAGTGACCTGATTCTGTGTCTCTAACCGAGCTGACATCTAACATTACCCACTGGCCACTTCACAGCTTGATTAACTGACTTGAGCCCCATTTATCAGCTCCATCTTGAGGTTTTGGGATCTAAAGGCTGTCTGTTTGGCTTGTGTCTGGGTCTGAGTGTTAACTCCCTCCCCGTGACATAATGGGGAGTTTGTGCTGTGCGTTGACAAATGAGGGTCTGGCACTAACAAGGGACCTCTGGCGCTGTGGTAAAGTGTCAGCCCTCTGAGTAATTGACAGTTCAGATGCAGATCTTTCTCTTCTCAAGGCCCCTGTTGCTATGCTGAAGCTCTAAAACGGTTTTATTATCCTGTATGAACCAGATTTGATTAAGAAACGTCGTTCTGGATTTTATCACAGCTCTGACTGCTTTAGCATGAGCAGCCAGtgtggttttagttttatacaGTTTAATATTGAGTAACTtatattttagacaaaataCATCACCTAGTTTTGCTTCACTAACTTCGCTTGCTATTTAAAGAATCTGTTTTTGAATGACTTGTTGAGGGAATGATTGAGTGGTCTACTATTTCCTGTACACTGAAGTGGGCattaaaaggttagttcacctgaaaattactcaccctcacgtcattccaaacccttaagaccTTCGCTCATCTTTGGTGCACAAATTAGGATAGAAGATGTAATTTAAGATAAGAGATAAGAAATAAGAATAATTTGAGATAGGAAAGACATAAAGTtgcaattctgattttataactcacaattgcaattatatctcacaattctgaggaaaaattgTAAGATTGTAagacaaaaaacttttttttttttaaatttgtgtttttatgaacgAAAGGGTGAGTGTAAAATGTATCCAATCGGACCTAGTTCTAAATTTTTGCAGAACTTTATTTCGATTTGAACTACTTTGTAAATACGAACAATCTCGAAATGTCAGGGCAGGTGAGTTCCTGAATGTGATGAATTATGAGACACATTAAGCATGAAATAGGCTCAATCAGTTCTATAATTCCTGATTAAATCTGTGTTGTGAATGAACTGGTTGAATGAGTGATTCAATGACACttgttgccacctactggcataaTGGCTTAACCTGCAGAAAGCATCACTGAAAAATCACCGCTATCAATGCACAgattattatatagtttataatactattattatttcttcttcCAGTCTATTCCAGTCTAGCATTTATAACTACTGCTGATGGTTTTACGGATGAACCTTCATGGTAGGTAAACGAATTTGAATTTGAAGCCGATGTGACACAAGTATGTCGGGTCTTAATTCACTTATCATTTTTCAACATTAGAGAGGCAATAAGGCCGTAATGCACTTAACATGATCACCTGAGGGAAGAGGGAAATCACACGCCCACACAAAATCAATTCCAACGCAGGGTCTTTCTGGCTCAAGTAATTTGACTCTCTCAGGAGGATTAATAAGGCAGGAAAAGGGTGGGAGGTCATTGACATGCCAGCCAAAGGAGAAAACAAACGtctttgaagaaaaacaattgtGCCAGGATATTAGAGTTCTGAAGAATACTTAGATGAGTCGGGAAGATAATGAATTCCAATCTCTCCCACACAACACTGCTGCATCGTCTTTGAGATTTGCCTTCAAAAGATGAAACCCATCTTCTTCTTCGCTGCACGTACAAACAACTTCCTTCGGTGGCTCAGGAAGCTTGTTTATAGAGGCCGGTAATCTTAATGGGAACTTAAATGTGAgagtttaatattaaaagatgTCAGACGTCCTTTGTTGTGGCCGTTCGGCAGGAGATACGTCATATCTTCGACTTAAATCAGAAGCAAACCTTATTAGAGGCCGGCAAACCTCTGCCACACGGAAAGATTACAGCAAACTGCCATTTACAAACTGTCAAGTCAAATTGTGAATGAAGGCCGCCTGCGCAACAGCGGCGATGCTTATGAGAAGTTTACTGCAACTGCCAGTGTGTATTTTAGGTTATGTCCCTTTCAGCCATTCTCACACTTGGTCTGGATTTGACACCCTGTGGCAATCCTGTCCTATCCAGTAATCATCTTTTCAAAAATGGTCTACACTGTTTTGACAGGAATGACACCCTCGGGACCTTATTTTAGCAGTGTGGGGAAATGTTATACGAATAATGACTGTGAAAAGCGAAATGTTTTGCTGGTGTTAAACCATTGACACGCGTCCTTACGCATACGAACTATCCGCCTGTGCAAAATTGAATAATTTTTCTTGGAAGAAGATGAAAATAGAGCTCATTTGACGTGAGCGGTGAGCAGAACTACCCAGACAGTGGTCGCATTAATAAACAGGTAACCGTGCTGAGGGAAAAGTTCCTGACAGGCAATAATGCATGTGGTAATTGGAATGATATGACTCATGCAGCCCACAGAGCAGTCAGACGGACCTGGTTTGATTTCTGCCTCTAACCCGCAAAAGATCCTCGAGAAGCAACAAAAACCGGATCAAAGCGAGGCTTGGCTTTGTATTAATCAGTGGGAAACAGCTAAATAACATGTTTTGTGCCTGGAATAGGATTAATCAACAAATTATAAACTACAGCAGCCACTTCTACATGCATTTGTCGGCCTTCGAGAATATGTTGACAAACTTTGTCCCTGTGCATGGGAgatttcatttcagaaaaatagcattttttcattttgtcctGCTCTTTTTGGCAAGCTAAAGATGTTCCTTTTTCGGTAAAGGCTGTGCTTGCTATACAAAAAACTGACAAACCTGAGATGAATGCGAGCAAGGACAGCTGGTATAGAGGGACACTTAAGCTTCACCATCTTTATCACAAATGTGTACATTCTTCCATTACTAAAAATAAGTATTACGGTCATGCTAAACTTAAAAGCCCTTAGCTCAGCTCTTTTTCTTAAGCGAATACAAATAAAgtgggtctctattaaataatctttcatgaaataaagtaaaaaaatacattaatgccATCCATAGGAGAAAGAGTGGGGTAAACTTTCTAATACTAATACTTTACTAAACTCATTGACCTTATTGCCAAAATACTTTACTAAAGCTGTTGTGCAACAAGCAAACCAAATAATGtaaagatttagattttaactgaagattataaaaatatgttctcttttactgttttattgtttaaaaatgccaaGTTCAAAGCAGATTATAAACCTTTTCTCCCAGTCTGTCggctttttttaatcagcattgGGCACCTTTAACGGTTTAACATTTATATGCGCTtctttcattatattttcatttataaaatagtaCAGAAACTGTAACCTTCTAAGGCATGTTGAGGTTAAAGTTAGAACAACTTCTTTCCTCTGAATGACCAGCGGAAAAGCATTTAGACAATACTTTCAAAAACAGACCTCATGTGAAGAGGTCCTAATGTATCTCTTATTTCCAAAGAGGATCTGAAATCTGTGTCATACTGCTATTTTCTACTATGTCAACAACTTGAATACAACCATCCTGCTAAAACAACCAAAAATCGATCGTATGTAATACTTTGTAAACATTTCCAGCATAAAACTAGTCCTCCTCCCCAAAGACGTCTTTCCGTCTTGTTTTGGAAATAAACTTGCCAGCTTTACGCAATGAGTCATCGCCGGCGTCCTTATTACGCATGGACTAAAATCAATGTGTAAGGTGGAGCAAAAAAGGACCGAAGTGAGTGGTGTGTCCGCGGAGCAGATATAAGGTGATTGGACCGCGGGAAGCGAGTGTTCACTTGAATCTCAGTGCGGAGGACGCGTTAGTCTCGGCTGTGACCATGGAGAGCTCCAAACTCTGGACCACAGCGATGGCGTGCGCTGTGCTGGTCTCCTGCATCCAGGGGGCTGAAATGGACTTTGACAACGAATCCGACTTAGAAACGAGAGCTTTGAGAGAGTTTTATCCAAAGGACCCGAATCTGACCAACGAAAAGCAGCTGGTAAGTATTGCGCAATTCTCGgcgcctaaaaaaaaaaaaaaaaaaaaagccaaagatGCCccttgtttaaaaatatttgcaatgaTACATACTTgcatcaaacgacctgaacatgtcCGCAGCTCGGGGCTTTGCACGACGTTCTGGAGAAACTGCAGAGCAAACGCATCTCACTTTGGGAAAAGAAGTTTGGGCGCGTTCCTACAGTGAGTAGTAGTTTTATgggatttttgtgtttaaataccGATGCCTTGATTGAAATCACAcgcttaatatttacatttactgtgAACAAAACGCTGACAGCGATTTCTCTAACGTTTACGCTTTGATTTCCCATCAGTGCGACGTCGGGGAGCAATGCGCCATCAGGAAAGGATCGAGAATCGGCAAAATGTGCGACTGTCCACGTGGAGCGTTTTGCAATTACTTTTTGCTGAAGTGTTTGTAAAGGTGAAAATGAATCGGAAACGTACACACGACATTACAGATATTTATACATgtgatttctatttttatgatt is drawn from Puntigrus tetrazona isolate hp1 chromosome 7, ASM1883169v1, whole genome shotgun sequence and contains these coding sequences:
- the LOC122349313 gene encoding cocaine- and amphetamine-regulated transcript protein-like, with the protein product MESSKLWTTAMACAVLVSCIQGAEMDFDNESDLETRALREFYPKDPNLTNEKQLLGALHDVLEKLQSKRISLWEKKFGRVPTCDVGEQCAIRKGSRIGKMCDCPRGAFCNYFLLKCL